One segment of Streptomyces bathyalis DNA contains the following:
- the rplA gene encoding 50S ribosomal protein L1 encodes MKRSKYFREADAKIDRERLYAPLEAVRLAKETSTKKFDATVEVALRLGVDPRKADQMVRGTVNLPHGTGKTARVLVFATGDRAAAAEAAGADIVGGDELIEEVAGGRLDFDAVVATPDLMGKVGRLGRVLGPRGLMPNPKTGTVTPDVTKAVNDIKGGKIEFRVDKHANLHFIIGKASFDETQLVENYAAAIDEVQRLKPSAAKGRYVKKTSITTTMGPGIPVDPNRTRNLLAEEDPAAV; translated from the coding sequence GTGAAGCGCAGCAAGTACTTCCGCGAGGCGGACGCCAAGATCGACCGGGAGCGTCTCTACGCCCCGCTCGAGGCCGTGCGTCTCGCCAAGGAGACCTCCACCAAGAAGTTCGACGCGACCGTCGAGGTCGCCCTGCGTCTGGGCGTCGACCCGCGCAAGGCCGACCAGATGGTGCGCGGCACTGTGAACCTGCCGCACGGCACCGGTAAGACCGCCCGGGTCCTGGTCTTCGCGACCGGTGACCGTGCAGCAGCCGCGGAGGCCGCGGGAGCCGACATCGTCGGCGGCGACGAGCTGATCGAGGAGGTCGCCGGCGGCCGTCTGGACTTCGACGCCGTCGTCGCCACCCCGGACCTGATGGGCAAGGTCGGCCGCCTCGGCCGCGTGCTCGGTCCGCGTGGTCTGATGCCGAACCCGAAGACCGGCACCGTCACGCCCGACGTGACCAAGGCCGTCAACGACATCAAGGGCGGCAAGATCGAGTTCCGTGTCGACAAGCACGCCAACCTCCACTTCATCATCGGCAAGGCGTCCTTCGACGAGACACAGCTCGTCGAGAACTACGCCGCGGCGATCGACGAGGTCCAGCGGCTGAAGCCCTCGGCCGCCAAGGGCCGGTACGTGAAGAAGACGTCCATCACCACCACGATGGGCCCCGGCATCCCTGTCGACCCCAACCGCACCCGCAACCTCCTCGCCGAGGAGGACCCCGCCGCCGTCTGA
- a CDS encoding helix-turn-helix transcriptional regulator, translating into MKRTLPERYLTPLDLADLLGVPVETVYQWRRKGTGPRGFRVGRHLRYDPEDVRAWVTSQIEEAA; encoded by the coding sequence ATGAAGCGCACCCTGCCTGAGCGCTACCTCACCCCGTTGGACCTCGCGGACCTCCTGGGCGTCCCGGTCGAGACGGTCTACCAGTGGCGACGCAAGGGCACCGGTCCCCGCGGTTTTCGCGTCGGCCGGCACCTTCGCTACGACCCCGAAGACGTCCGGGCCTGGGTCACCTCCCAGATCGAGGAGGCTGCCTGA
- the rplL gene encoding 50S ribosomal protein L7/L12, which produces MAKLSQDELLEQFSEMTLIELSDFVKKFEEKFDVEAAAPAAVAVAAPGQGGGAAEEAEEQDEFDVVLTGAGDKKIQVIKVVRELTSLGLKEAKELVDSTPKPVLEKVAKDAADKAKESLEGAGASVEVK; this is translated from the coding sequence ATGGCGAAGCTCAGCCAGGACGAACTGCTCGAGCAGTTCAGTGAGATGACCCTCATCGAGCTCTCCGACTTCGTGAAGAAGTTCGAGGAGAAGTTCGACGTCGAGGCCGCCGCCCCGGCCGCCGTCGCCGTCGCCGCCCCCGGCCAGGGTGGCGGTGCCGCCGAGGAGGCCGAGGAGCAGGACGAGTTCGACGTCGTCCTCACCGGCGCCGGCGACAAGAAGATCCAGGTCATCAAGGTCGTGCGCGAGCTGACCTCCCTGGGTCTCAAGGAGGCCAAGGAGCTCGTGGACAGCACCCCGAAGCCCGTCCTCGAGAAGGTCGCGAAGGACGCCGCGGACAAGGCGAAGGAGTCCCTCGAGGGCGCCGGCGCCTCCGTCGAGGTCAAGTGA
- a CDS encoding GNAT family N-acetyltransferase → MNHVRIRAAQPDERAVVEALLTEASQWLASRGIDQWQFPPHRDRIEKALEHGECFLVICNGEPVGTITVDDYADPEFWTDADDPDDALYVHRMAVSRAASGMDLGAIMLDWATKRASQQGKAWLRLDAWKTNPGLHSYYANHGFTLVRIVDLGHRRSGALFQRPT, encoded by the coding sequence ATGAACCACGTCCGCATCCGTGCCGCGCAACCCGATGAACGAGCAGTCGTCGAAGCGCTGTTGACCGAGGCTTCCCAGTGGCTGGCCTCACGCGGGATCGACCAGTGGCAGTTTCCCCCTCATCGAGACCGCATTGAGAAGGCACTAGAACACGGAGAGTGCTTCCTCGTGATCTGCAATGGTGAGCCAGTCGGGACGATAACGGTGGACGACTACGCAGACCCCGAGTTCTGGACCGACGCGGACGACCCGGACGATGCGCTCTATGTGCACCGCATGGCCGTGAGTCGAGCTGCATCCGGGATGGATCTAGGAGCGATCATGCTCGACTGGGCGACAAAGCGTGCCTCGCAACAAGGCAAGGCGTGGCTCCGCCTGGATGCCTGGAAGACGAACCCTGGGCTGCACAGCTACTACGCGAATCATGGCTTCACGCTCGTGCGGATAGTCGACCTTGGACACCGCAGGTCAGGCGCCCTATTTCAGCGCCCGACCTAA
- the rpoB gene encoding DNA-directed RNA polymerase subunit beta → MAASRTASTANSNNGASTAPLRISFAKIKEPLEVPNLLALQTESFDWLLGNEAWKSRVEAALESGNDVPTKSGLEEIFEEISPIEDFSGSMSLTFRDHRFEPPKNSIDECKERDFTYAAPLFVTAEFTNNETGEIKSQTVFMGDFPLMTDKGTFVINGTERVVVSQLVRSPGVYFDSSIDKTSDKDIYSAKIIPSRGAWLEMEVDKRDMVGVRIDRKRKQSVTVLLKALGWTNEQILEEFGQYESMRATLEKDHTQGQDDALLDIYRKLRPGEPPTREAAQTLLENLYFNPKRYDLAKVGRYKINKKLGGDEPLDSGVLTSADVIATIKYLVKLHAGETESTSAEGDQIVIETDDIDHFGNRRLRNVGELIQNQVRTGLARMERVVRERMTTQDVEAITPQTLINIRPVVASIKEFFGTSQLSQFMDQTNPISGLTHKRRLSALGPGGLSRERAGFEVRDVHPSHYGRMCPIETPEGPNIGLIGSLASYGRVNAFGFVETPYRKVVDGVVGDEVHYLTADEEDRFVIAQANAPLTEEMRFAEDRVLIRRRGGEVDLIPGDDVDYMDVSPRQMVSVATAMIPFLEHDDANRALMGSNMMRQAVPLIKAESPLVGTGMEYRCAVDAGDVIKAEKDGVVQEVSADYVTVANDDGTYTTYRVAKFTRSNQGTSFNQKVLVDEGSRVIDGQVLADGPSTDEGEMALGKNLLVAFMPWEGYNYEDAIILSQRLVQDDVLSSIHIEEHEVDARDTKLGPEEITRDIPNVSEEVLADLDERGIIRIGAEVEAGDILVGKVTPKGETELTPEERLLRAIFGEKAREVRDTSLKVPHGETGKVIGVRVFDREEGDELPPGVNQLVRVYVAQKRKITDGDKLAGRHGNKGVISKILPVEDMPFLEDGTPVDVILNPLGVPSRMNPGQVLEIHLGWLASQGWNVAGIDEEWARRLKQIGADEVASGTNVATPVFDGAREDEITGLFQATVPNRDGDRMVLPSGKAHLFDGRSGEPFPDPISIGYMYILKLHHLVDDKLHARSTGPYSMITQQPLGGKAQFGGQRFGEMEVWALEAYGAAYALQELLTIKSDDVTGRVKVYEAIVKGENIPEPGIPESFKVLIKEMQSLCLNVEVLSSDGMSIEMRDTDEDVFRAAEELGIDLSRREPSSVEEV, encoded by the coding sequence TTGGCCGCCTCGCGCACTGCCTCGACCGCCAATTCGAACAACGGCGCCAGCACCGCCCCGCTGCGTATCTCTTTCGCGAAGATCAAGGAACCCCTCGAGGTTCCCAACCTCCTTGCCCTCCAGACCGAGAGTTTCGACTGGCTGCTCGGCAACGAGGCCTGGAAGTCCCGGGTCGAGGCGGCGCTGGAGAGCGGAAACGACGTCCCGACGAAGTCCGGTCTGGAAGAGATCTTCGAGGAGATCTCCCCGATCGAGGACTTCTCCGGGTCGATGTCGCTGACCTTCCGCGATCACCGTTTCGAGCCCCCCAAGAACTCGATCGACGAATGCAAGGAGCGCGATTTCACGTACGCGGCTCCGCTCTTCGTCACCGCTGAATTCACCAACAATGAGACCGGCGAGATCAAGTCCCAGACGGTCTTCATGGGCGACTTCCCGCTCATGACGGACAAGGGCACCTTCGTGATCAACGGCACCGAGCGTGTCGTCGTCTCGCAGCTCGTCCGCTCGCCCGGTGTCTACTTCGACAGCTCCATCGACAAGACCTCCGACAAGGACATCTACTCCGCCAAGATCATCCCGTCCCGGGGTGCCTGGCTGGAGATGGAGGTCGACAAGCGCGACATGGTCGGTGTGCGCATCGACCGCAAGCGCAAGCAGTCGGTGACCGTCCTCCTCAAGGCGCTCGGCTGGACGAACGAGCAGATCCTCGAGGAGTTCGGCCAGTACGAGTCGATGCGCGCCACCCTGGAGAAGGACCACACCCAGGGTCAGGACGACGCGCTGCTCGACATCTACCGCAAGCTGCGTCCGGGCGAGCCTCCGACGCGTGAGGCCGCGCAGACGCTGCTCGAGAACCTCTACTTCAACCCGAAGCGGTACGACCTGGCCAAGGTCGGCCGGTACAAGATCAACAAGAAGCTGGGCGGCGACGAGCCGCTCGACTCGGGCGTGCTCACGTCGGCCGACGTCATCGCCACGATCAAGTACCTGGTCAAGCTGCACGCCGGGGAGACCGAGTCGACGTCGGCCGAGGGCGACCAGATCGTCATCGAGACCGACGACATCGACCACTTCGGCAACCGCCGTCTGCGCAACGTCGGCGAGCTGATCCAGAACCAGGTCCGCACGGGTCTCGCCCGTATGGAGCGTGTCGTCCGTGAGCGGATGACGACGCAGGACGTCGAGGCGATCACGCCGCAGACGCTGATCAACATCCGGCCGGTCGTCGCCTCCATCAAGGAGTTCTTCGGCACCAGCCAGCTGTCGCAGTTCATGGACCAGACGAACCCGATCTCGGGTCTCACCCACAAGCGCCGTCTCTCGGCGCTGGGCCCGGGTGGTCTGAGCCGTGAGCGCGCGGGCTTCGAGGTCCGTGACGTGCACCCCTCGCACTACGGCCGCATGTGCCCGATCGAGACGCCGGAAGGCCCGAACATCGGTCTGATCGGTTCGCTCGCCTCGTACGGGCGGGTGAACGCCTTCGGCTTCGTCGAGACGCCGTACCGCAAGGTGGTCGACGGTGTCGTCGGCGATGAGGTGCACTACCTGACGGCCGATGAAGAGGACCGCTTCGTCATCGCCCAGGCGAACGCGCCGCTCACCGAAGAGATGCGCTTCGCCGAGGACCGGGTGCTCATCCGCCGCCGTGGCGGCGAGGTCGACCTGATCCCGGGTGACGACGTGGACTACATGGACGTCTCGCCGCGCCAGATGGTGTCGGTCGCGACGGCCATGATCCCCTTCCTCGAGCACGACGACGCCAACCGCGCGCTCATGGGGTCGAACATGATGCGGCAGGCCGTGCCGCTCATCAAGGCCGAGTCGCCGCTGGTCGGCACCGGTATGGAGTACCGCTGCGCGGTCGACGCCGGCGACGTCATCAAGGCCGAGAAGGACGGTGTCGTCCAGGAGGTCTCGGCCGACTACGTCACGGTGGCCAACGACGACGGCACCTACACCACGTACCGCGTCGCGAAGTTCACCCGCTCCAACCAGGGCACCTCCTTCAACCAGAAGGTGCTCGTGGACGAGGGCTCCCGCGTGATCGACGGCCAGGTCCTCGCCGACGGCCCGTCCACCGACGAGGGTGAGATGGCGCTCGGCAAGAACCTGCTGGTCGCCTTCATGCCCTGGGAGGGCTACAACTACGAGGACGCGATCATCCTCAGCCAGCGTCTGGTGCAGGACGACGTCCTCTCCTCGATCCACATCGAGGAGCACGAGGTCGACGCTCGTGACACCAAGCTCGGCCCCGAGGAGATCACCCGGGACATCCCGAACGTCTCCGAGGAGGTCCTCGCCGACCTCGACGAGCGCGGCATCATCCGCATCGGCGCCGAGGTCGAGGCGGGCGACATCCTCGTCGGCAAGGTGACCCCGAAGGGTGAGACGGAGCTGACGCCGGAGGAGCGGCTGCTGCGCGCGATCTTCGGTGAGAAGGCCCGTGAGGTCCGTGACACCTCGCTGAAGGTGCCGCACGGCGAGACCGGCAAGGTCATCGGCGTACGCGTCTTCGACCGCGAGGAAGGGGACGAGCTGCCCCCGGGTGTGAACCAGCTGGTGCGCGTGTACGTGGCGCAGAAGCGGAAGATCACCGACGGTGACAAGCTCGCCGGCCGTCACGGCAACAAGGGCGTCATCTCCAAGATCCTCCCGGTCGAGGACATGCCGTTCCTCGAGGACGGCACGCCTGTCGACGTCATCCTCAACCCGCTCGGCGTCCCGTCCCGGATGAACCCGGGACAGGTGCTGGAGATCCACCTGGGCTGGCTCGCCAGCCAGGGCTGGAACGTTGCCGGCATCGACGAGGAGTGGGCACGGCGCCTGAAGCAGATCGGCGCCGACGAGGTCGCCTCGGGCACCAACGTGGCCACCCCGGTCTTCGACGGTGCGCGCGAGGACGAGATCACCGGCCTCTTCCAGGCCACGGTCCCCAACAGGGACGGCGACCGGATGGTTCTGCCCTCCGGCAAGGCCCACCTGTTCGACGGCCGCTCCGGTGAGCCGTTCCCGGACCCGATCTCGATCGGCTACATGTACATCCTCAAGCTGCACCACCTGGTCGACGACAAGCTGCACGCCCGTTCGACCGGTCCGTACAGCATGATCACCCAGCAGCCGCTGGGCGGTAAGGCACAGTTCGGTGGCCAGCGCTTCGGTGAGATGGAGGTGTGGGCCCTGGAGGCGTACGGCGCCGCGTACGCGCTGCAGGAGCTCCTCACCATCAAGTCCGACGATGTCACCGGCCGCGTGAAGGTCTACGAAGCCATCGTCAAGGGCGAGAACATCCCTGAGCCGGGCATCCCTGAGTCGTTCAAGGTGCTCATCAAGGAGATGCAGTCGCTCTGCCTCAACGTGGAGGTGCTGTCCTCGGACGGCATGTCCATCGAGATGCGTGACACGGACGAGGACGTCTTCCGCGCGGCGGAAGAGCTCGGTATCGACCTGTCCCGGCGCGAGCCGAGCAGCGTCGAAGAGGTCTGA
- a CDS encoding GntR family transcriptional regulator, protein MAVKKVGRGSFKQQISDDLRQQIADGTLEAGAKLPTEAQLTDQYGVTRGTVRAALEILVNEGLIISARPVGHFVRDRKPMIFRPQAEFRPRPYTPEMDAFMTENASRDADQDIEVSIVEPTAEVTKRLQLDAGELVVSRRRVRHLDGEPFNLNDSFYPLSIVQDSAIMRPDNIPEGANEVLAALGYRQERAIDELYVRMPTPDEVRRLELLPGTPIGYHICTGYTEAGKPVRVAITVLPGDRHVISYERRREAPSDEA, encoded by the coding sequence ATGGCAGTCAAGAAGGTGGGTCGCGGCTCGTTTAAGCAGCAGATCTCTGACGATCTTCGACAGCAGATCGCAGACGGGACGCTGGAGGCGGGAGCCAAGCTGCCAACTGAGGCCCAGCTGACGGATCAGTACGGGGTCACACGCGGGACCGTGCGTGCCGCACTAGAGATCTTGGTCAACGAGGGTTTGATCATCTCCGCTAGGCCAGTCGGTCACTTCGTCCGCGACCGGAAACCGATGATCTTCCGCCCCCAGGCCGAGTTCCGCCCCAGGCCGTATACGCCTGAGATGGACGCGTTCATGACCGAGAACGCAAGTCGCGACGCGGACCAAGACATTGAAGTCAGCATCGTGGAGCCCACGGCCGAGGTCACCAAGCGGCTGCAACTCGACGCAGGGGAGCTCGTTGTCTCTCGACGGAGGGTCCGCCACCTCGATGGGGAGCCCTTCAACCTCAACGACAGCTTCTATCCGCTCTCGATAGTTCAAGACTCCGCGATCATGCGGCCGGACAACATCCCAGAAGGGGCAAACGAGGTGCTCGCCGCACTGGGATACCGCCAGGAACGTGCCATCGATGAGCTCTACGTTCGGATGCCAACGCCCGACGAGGTACGACGCTTGGAGCTCTTGCCCGGGACCCCGATCGGCTACCACATCTGCACTGGCTACACCGAGGCCGGCAAACCTGTCCGCGTCGCCATCACCGTCCTGCCTGGAGATCGACACGTGATCTCTTACGAGCGGCGGCGCGAGGCACCAAGCGACGAAGCATGA
- a CDS encoding dihydrofolate reductase family protein, producing the protein MTRIIADISVSLDGFVTGADPGPDSGLGAGGEALHTWAFSDDPGDRRVLREATARSGAVVLGRRLFDVVDGPHGWDDTTGYGAGEVGKPAFVVVTSSPPESVRLTDLDWTFVTTGLNDAVAAARQRAEAASSDRGKDLDVVLMGGGALIGSALDAGLVDELTLHLAPVVLGSGTPLFSGGSQRALAQRSVTSTSTATHLTYDVL; encoded by the coding sequence ATGACTCGAATCATCGCTGACATCTCGGTGTCCCTCGACGGCTTCGTCACCGGGGCCGACCCCGGCCCGGACAGCGGTCTGGGCGCCGGTGGCGAGGCCCTGCACACCTGGGCGTTCTCCGACGACCCCGGCGACCGCCGGGTCCTGCGCGAGGCGACGGCCCGCTCGGGCGCCGTCGTCCTCGGCCGCCGGCTCTTCGACGTCGTCGACGGGCCGCACGGTTGGGACGACACGACCGGCTACGGCGCCGGCGAGGTCGGCAAGCCCGCGTTCGTCGTCGTGACGAGCTCGCCGCCGGAGTCGGTGCGGCTCACCGACCTCGACTGGACGTTCGTCACCACCGGTCTGAATGACGCGGTGGCCGCTGCGCGCCAGCGTGCCGAGGCCGCGTCGTCGGACAGGGGCAAGGACCTCGACGTCGTCCTCATGGGCGGCGGCGCCCTGATCGGCTCGGCGCTCGACGCCGGACTGGTCGACGAGTTGACGCTGCACCTCGCACCCGTCGTGCTGGGCTCCGGAACGCCCCTGTTCAGCGGCGGTTCGCAGCGCGCGCTGGCGCAGCGGAGCGTGACGTCCACATCGACGGCGACGCACCTGACCTACGACGTCCTCTGA
- the rplJ gene encoding 50S ribosomal protein L10 — protein sequence MAREQVAPDKIAAVEEITNKFRDSNAAVVTAYTGLSVAQLRELRRSLGGDTQYRVVKNTLTKIAAKEAGFNELDEFFTGSSAVAFVTGDPVAAAKGLRDFAKDNPALEIKGGIVDGALYSAADLNKLAALESREVLLAKLAGGMKASMAKAAATFQAPLSKFARTADALRSKVEQGGAE from the coding sequence ATGGCGAGGGAGCAGGTCGCGCCCGACAAGATCGCCGCCGTTGAGGAGATCACGAACAAGTTCCGTGACTCCAACGCCGCAGTGGTCACCGCGTACACAGGGCTTTCGGTTGCCCAGCTCAGGGAGCTGCGCCGCTCGCTCGGTGGGGACACCCAGTACCGCGTGGTGAAGAACACTCTGACCAAGATCGCGGCCAAAGAGGCCGGGTTCAACGAGCTCGACGAGTTCTTCACGGGCTCGTCGGCCGTCGCCTTCGTCACCGGTGACCCGGTCGCGGCGGCGAAGGGTCTTCGTGACTTCGCCAAGGACAACCCCGCCCTGGAAATCAAGGGCGGCATCGTCGACGGCGCGCTCTACAGTGCCGCCGACCTGAACAAGCTCGCGGCGCTCGAATCCCGCGAGGTGCTGCTCGCCAAGCTGGCCGGCGGCATGAAGGCGTCCATGGCGAAGGCCGCGGCGACCTTCCAGGCCCCGCTGTCGAAGTTCGCCCGTACCGCGGACGCGCTGCGCAGCAAGGTCGAGCAGGGCGGTGCCGAGTAA
- the rplK gene encoding 50S ribosomal protein L11 → MPPKKKKVAGLIKLQIQAGAANPAPPVGPALGQHGVNIMEFCKAYNAATESQRGWVIPVEITVYEDRSFTFITKTPPASKMILKAAGVDKGSGTPHTTKVAKITRDQVREIATTKMPDLNANDLDQAEKIIAGTARSMGVTVEG, encoded by the coding sequence ATGCCTCCCAAGAAGAAGAAGGTCGCGGGGCTGATCAAGCTCCAGATCCAGGCCGGCGCCGCCAACCCGGCACCGCCGGTCGGTCCGGCACTCGGCCAGCACGGCGTCAACATCATGGAGTTCTGCAAGGCCTACAACGCGGCGACCGAGTCGCAGCGCGGCTGGGTCATCCCCGTGGAGATCACGGTCTACGAGGACCGCTCCTTCACCTTCATCACCAAGACGCCGCCGGCGTCGAAGATGATCCTGAAGGCCGCGGGCGTGGACAAGGGCTCCGGCACTCCGCACACGACCAAGGTCGCGAAGATCACGCGCGACCAGGTCCGCGAGATCGCCACGACGAAGATGCCCGACCTGAACGCCAACGACCTGGACCAGGCCGAGAAGATCATCGCCGGCACCGCCCGTTCGATGGGCGTGACCGTCGAGGGCTGA
- a CDS encoding tyrosine-type recombinase/integrase — MAGHVQDRWYKTISGPDGTTVKVKTDRHGTGLRYRARYVAPDGTEKSQSFPDKQKRKADAWLANIEADMSRGQYIDPKAGKITFQRYAMDWLATQTTDVATRNAVEMRLRLHAFPHLGARPLASFQPSHIRSWARLLEDTGAASSYRRVIFGNVSAVLSAAVDDGYLARNPCRARSVQRPKSSAGRIAPWTAERVFAVRQSLPDRMRAMIDVGAGCGLRQGEIFGLAVDDVDPLAGVLHVTAQVKLVNGRLLFGPPKNGKLRDVPLPDAVAFALAEHLTAFPPVEITLPWLRADGPPVTRLLYFTGSELGALRRNDFNNHAWKPALAQAGVIPVPGPGERYKESREDGVHALRHFYASVLLDSGENIKALSAYLGHSDPGFTLRTYTHLMPASETRTRTAVDEMYRTARKPPTAP, encoded by the coding sequence ATGGCCGGACACGTCCAAGACCGCTGGTACAAGACGATCAGTGGGCCCGACGGCACGACCGTCAAGGTCAAAACCGACCGACACGGCACCGGCTTGCGCTACCGCGCCCGCTACGTCGCACCTGACGGCACCGAGAAGAGCCAGTCCTTCCCCGACAAGCAGAAGCGCAAGGCAGATGCCTGGCTCGCCAATATCGAGGCGGACATGAGCCGGGGACAGTACATCGATCCCAAGGCGGGCAAGATCACATTCCAGCGCTACGCCATGGACTGGCTGGCAACGCAGACCACCGACGTAGCGACTCGGAACGCGGTTGAGATGCGACTTCGGCTCCACGCCTTTCCGCATCTGGGTGCGCGTCCGCTCGCCTCGTTCCAGCCCTCACACATCCGCTCGTGGGCACGGCTACTGGAAGACACAGGAGCCGCCAGCTCGTACCGGCGTGTGATCTTCGGGAACGTCTCGGCCGTGCTCTCGGCTGCTGTCGATGACGGCTACCTCGCGCGGAATCCCTGCCGCGCGCGGTCGGTGCAGCGTCCGAAGTCTTCGGCCGGCCGAATTGCTCCGTGGACTGCGGAGCGGGTTTTCGCCGTACGCCAGTCTCTGCCTGATCGCATGCGCGCGATGATCGACGTTGGCGCGGGATGTGGGCTCCGCCAGGGCGAGATCTTCGGACTCGCAGTCGATGACGTTGACCCACTGGCGGGTGTGCTGCACGTCACGGCCCAGGTGAAGCTCGTGAACGGGCGGCTGCTGTTCGGACCCCCGAAGAACGGCAAGCTCCGGGATGTTCCCTTGCCCGACGCGGTGGCCTTCGCTTTGGCTGAGCACTTGACTGCGTTCCCTCCGGTGGAAATCACTCTGCCGTGGCTCCGCGCCGATGGCCCCCCTGTGACGAGGCTGCTCTACTTCACGGGCTCGGAGCTGGGAGCTCTGCGGAGGAACGACTTCAACAATCACGCCTGGAAGCCTGCTCTCGCACAGGCCGGTGTGATTCCGGTGCCCGGGCCGGGTGAGAGGTACAAGGAGTCCCGCGAGGACGGCGTTCATGCGCTCCGGCATTTCTACGCCTCGGTCCTGCTCGACTCTGGCGAGAACATCAAGGCGCTGAGTGCCTACCTGGGTCACTCAGATCCTGGCTTCACCCTGCGCACGTACACGCACCTGATGCCGGCCAGTGAGACCCGCACCAGAACCGCCGTGGACGAGATGTATCGCACGGCCCGGAAGCCCCCCACGGCCCCATGA
- the repSA gene encoding replication initiator protein RepSA, with protein sequence MAPSAAAFGTDPVTLADLLRVANSPGFDRWQEQVRRTGGCSDPIRLQGGTVTRDAKTGQVLYSYSTDSEPGGTLRLACGNRRASRCPSCAWTYAGDTFHLIRAGLTGDPRKGTPVTVRTHPKVFATLTAPSFGPVHNRPASGRCACGTRHPEDSPALGTAVDPERYDYAGAVLWNNHAGALWQRFTIYLRREIAARAGLSQAALADQAKVSFGKVAEFQRRGAIHFHAIVRIDGPEGPETVPPAWASTGLLEDAIQAAAARVALPVPASGDHPARELRWGTQVDVRPVGGDDGQELNEEAVASYVAKYATKAAETTGTLDRRIGELSELDKHPELPDHTRRMIRACRDLDEHYPDRKLWAWAHMLGFRGHFSTKSRRYSTTLGALRQVRADYRARQERHERGLPDPDDTEGSTLTLAHWTYAGHGHTPGESWLAATIHRELQTNRETAREALADLDDLEVAA encoded by the coding sequence GTGGCCCCCTCGGCTGCCGCGTTCGGCACCGACCCCGTGACCCTGGCGGACCTGCTGCGGGTGGCCAACAGCCCCGGTTTCGACCGCTGGCAGGAACAGGTACGCCGCACTGGTGGCTGCTCCGACCCGATCCGTCTGCAAGGCGGTACCGTCACCCGCGACGCCAAGACCGGGCAGGTGCTCTACTCCTACTCCACCGACTCCGAACCGGGCGGCACGCTGCGACTGGCGTGCGGCAACCGCCGCGCCTCGCGCTGCCCTTCGTGCGCCTGGACCTACGCCGGGGACACCTTCCACCTCATCCGGGCCGGACTCACCGGCGACCCCCGCAAAGGCACCCCCGTCACGGTGCGCACGCACCCGAAGGTCTTCGCCACGCTGACCGCGCCCTCCTTCGGCCCCGTGCACAACCGTCCCGCCTCGGGTCGCTGCGCCTGCGGTACCCGACACCCGGAAGATTCTCCGGCACTGGGGACAGCGGTCGATCCGGAACGGTACGACTACGCCGGGGCTGTGCTGTGGAACAACCACGCCGGGGCCCTGTGGCAGCGCTTCACCATCTACCTGCGCCGCGAGATCGCTGCACGCGCTGGACTCTCCCAAGCGGCGCTGGCGGACCAGGCCAAGGTGTCCTTCGGGAAGGTCGCAGAGTTCCAGCGCCGTGGCGCGATCCACTTCCACGCCATCGTCCGCATCGACGGCCCCGAAGGCCCGGAGACGGTCCCGCCCGCGTGGGCGTCGACCGGTTTGCTCGAGGACGCGATCCAGGCTGCTGCCGCGCGGGTCGCGCTGCCAGTGCCGGCATCCGGCGACCACCCCGCCCGGGAACTGCGCTGGGGAACCCAAGTCGACGTACGTCCCGTTGGTGGCGATGACGGGCAGGAACTCAACGAAGAGGCTGTGGCTTCCTACGTCGCCAAGTACGCCACCAAGGCAGCCGAGACGACCGGCACCCTGGACCGCCGTATCGGGGAGCTCTCGGAACTCGACAAGCACCCCGAACTGCCCGACCACACACGGCGGATGATCCGCGCCTGCCGCGATCTCGATGAGCACTACCCCGACCGGAAGCTGTGGGCCTGGGCTCACATGCTCGGCTTCCGAGGCCACTTCTCCACCAAGTCCCGCCGCTACTCCACCACGTTGGGAGCGCTTCGCCAGGTCCGTGCCGACTACCGCGCCCGCCAGGAACGCCACGAACGCGGGCTCCCCGACCCCGACGACACGGAGGGCTCCACACTGACGCTCGCCCACTGGACCTACGCAGGACACGGACACACCCCCGGTGAATCCTGGCTTGCCGCCACCATCCACCGCGAGCTGCAAACCAACCGCGAAACCGCGCGCGAAGCACTTGCAGACCTGGATGACTTGGAGGTGGCGGCATGA